The genomic segment TGCAGGCCTTAGCTCAACCACTCCGAGCCTCAACTCGTGCCGACAGCAAAACTACTGTTCGTGCCTTGAAAGATCTTTACCGGAAACATTACTTCCGACCGGATCATATCCTGCCGCACGAAGAGCCGTGGATCGTTTTTCAAAATGAATGTCCTTCTTTACCGGCGGCCCCTCTCTCAACCGAAGCAGTACCAGGAGCCGGCCGACCAATGCACGCACGCGAAGAACGGTGATGGCGATCAGGAACGTGTAGTACGTCCGTACCCGCAAGGCGTATTTCACGGTCCCATTCAATCGAGACTCATTCACCACCCGGACAATCTTGTGGACGAAACGCCATTGATGCTGAGTAAAGAACCACCATGCGAGGAACACAGATTGTCCTTTGGGGCTCCCGCTCGCCAGAGAAGGGTCATACCCTCGATACTTGTTGCGATAGAAGAATAGAATCTCGTCGATCGTGTGCACCTTGCTCTGCACCATGAGCTTAATGAGGAACAAGTTATCCACATCGGCGATCGTTTCGTCAAAGGTATCGAACGGCAGAGCCGCCAAGTACGCTTCGCTCCGATAAACACCGAAGATCGTCGGAACCACTCGGCGTTGCCCGAGATAGCGCCACACATTCAGAAACGGAGAATCATCTTTCGTATAAAGGTGTCGCCTTGCCAGCAGCCGCTGCGCACCTCGGTTCCCCTCCACATCCACATAGCAGGCATTGGGAAACACCAACCCAACATCGGGATGCCGCTGAAGATACGTCACAAGAACACTGAGAAAATTCGGTGCCCAGAGATCGTCATCACATGCGATCATGCAGAATTCACCCGTCATGAACGTCGCAAGATGGTTGGCGGCATCGTGAGAAATACGATTGACCGTATCCAGCACATACTTCACCCGCGCATCGCGGCGTTCGTACTCGCGACAAATTTCCGCCGTTCGATCGGTCGATTGGTTGTCGAGAATCACGATTTCGAACTTCGGATAGTCTTGGGCCAGCAATGAGTCCAGTGCCAAGGGCAGAAAAAGTTCCCCGTTAAGCACCGGCACCATAATTGTGACAAGACCTGGCACCCTCATTAGACTCTCCTTACCACTGGGAGCACCTCGCGGAGCCAGGATTTGGCCATGACATACTGCAGGCCCACCATCAACAAACCTGAGATCGTGAGGGCAATCACTGCTCCGCTATCATTTAATTCACCCAGGACCACCCGCATCATCCATCCCATCAAATACAACGGAGTACCTAGCACTGCCGCATATAGGATCCTCCGGATAGGCCACACAACCGGCAAGGCACGGCAACTGAGGGGAATCACCACGATAAGAACCGCCACTCCGGCCGCCAGAAGGGCTAACGCCGTTCCCAACAGTGGCTCATAGGGTGCCAGAAGGTAGACCAATGTAGGGGCGATGAGCGCACCAACGACAACGGGCAGAACGTTGACGCTCATATCGAGTTTCACCAACCCAAGTTGGTAGAGTACGGATGAGATGGCGCGAAACGTTTCCGTCAATGCTGGCCAAAGAAGAATCGACGTTACCGTCTGAAATTGTTCACCTAAGAGCAGCTTCACCATAAATGCGGCATTCCCTGCTAGAAATGCGCCGAATAACATGACCGCAGGAATGTACGCTGCAGCATAGGCATTCCAAGCCTGTGTCATGCCTTCTGCATCATGCCCTTTGAGCGCGCGAAACAGGGTCGGGCTATAAAACTCATTGAACAATGTTTCAAAGGTCTGCATCGGCACGGAGCAAATCATATACCCAGCCGCAAACAGCCCCACAGTCGCAATGTCGGCAACCGAGGTAAGCACAAACCGATAACTCTGCGACTGGATCCAATAGAGTATGTAAATGATTGCTTGCGGCCACACAAACGTGAATACCGTCCACCAATCAAATGGGAGCCTCCTCACTTGGTCTGAAATGTGCACAGGAGCATTCGCTTTGGCATACCGATCAAAAAGTACATAGGACAGAGAAGAAAGAAGAAACCCACAAAAGATTCCCACCAGCCACATCTCCGCACTTGCTTCACTCCTCGAATACCACAGCGCAAAGAGCAGCCCCCCCCAAGCCGCAATATTCCCAAATGCCACATACAGAAACCGATGACCGATCAAATTGAGTCCCATCGTCCCCATCGTGTGGAGTGAAAATCCAGCTGTATAGAACGCTACCAATGCGCCAACCCAGACAGCCCCAATACCTGCAACCAATACCAACCAACTCTGAATTGCCCAGGCCCCCGCGCCAAGAACCAGC from the Nitrospira sp. genome contains:
- a CDS encoding glycosyltransferase family 2 protein, with the translated sequence MRVPGLVTIMVPVLNGELFLPLALDSLLAQDYPKFEIVILDNQSTDRTAEICREYERRDARVKYVLDTVNRISHDAANHLATFMTGEFCMIACDDDLWAPNFLSVLVTYLQRHPDVGLVFPNACYVDVEGNRGAQRLLARRHLYTKDDSPFLNVWRYLGQRRVVPTIFGVYRSEAYLAALPFDTFDETIADVDNLFLIKLMVQSKVHTIDEILFFYRNKYRGYDPSLASGSPKGQSVFLAWWFFTQHQWRFVHKIVRVVNESRLNGTVKYALRVRTYYTFLIAITVLRVRALVGRLLVLLRLREGPPVKKDIHFEKRSTALRAAGYDPVGSNVSGKDLSRHEQ
- a CDS encoding oligosaccharide flippase family protein, giving the protein MNQLMSLATLGTSALLMPVAAYIGRGCLEWMDAGTLSQKLRAYFLIVLIGTLVLGAGAWAIQSWLVLVAGIGAVWVGALVAFYTAGFSLHTMGTMGLNLIGHRFLYVAFGNIAAWGGLLFALWYSRSEASAEMWLVGIFCGFLLSSLSYVLFDRYAKANAPVHISDQVRRLPFDWWTVFTFVWPQAIIYILYWIQSQSYRFVLTSVADIATVGLFAAGYMICSVPMQTFETLFNEFYSPTLFRALKGHDAEGMTQAWNAYAAAYIPAVMLFGAFLAGNAAFMVKLLLGEQFQTVTSILLWPALTETFRAISSVLYQLGLVKLDMSVNVLPVVVGALIAPTLVYLLAPYEPLLGTALALLAAGVAVLIVVIPLSCRALPVVWPIRRILYAAVLGTPLYLMGWMMRVVLGELNDSGAVIALTISGLLMVGLQYVMAKSWLREVLPVVRRV